In Salvelinus namaycush isolate Seneca chromosome 17, SaNama_1.0, whole genome shotgun sequence, one genomic interval encodes:
- the LOC120061937 gene encoding protocadherin alpha-3-like: MEQRGCGAWRERRQSVVFMVALVLFWTVASAQIRYSISEELKEGTVVGNIAKDLGIDPSTLKERGFRIVSGSTEPLFQLNQNDGILSVNRKIDREEVCERSSVCLINMKTVLENPLEIHYVSVEVLDVNDHSPSFPEKEKRLEISESRLPGARFQLQAARDPDEGPFSVQQYTLSHNDHFRLEVKDRGEDGKIPFLVLQKPLDREAVRSHKLLLTAIDGGKPPRSGTLEISVDVLDVNDNTPMFTKDIYSVSVNENAPLGTMVIKVNATDLDSGQNGNVIYSFGNDVNSNLRKLFDVDTITGEITVKGQIDFEERDSYLVDIQASDQGQLPLTIDKSVKIKIVDLNDNAPEIEVTSFSKAIPEDSRPGTMVALISVTDLDSGLNGKVLCHVLEDVPFTLLPSLHDNMYSVVTKSPLDREKVSQYDLTIVAKDAGQPSLSSVKTISVVVSDVNDNSPEFSLSPYTFYVTENNHPGASLFSVSASDRDINENTIISYHILRDGGDVNKWASFLNINSENGNILALKRFDFETLKTFQFQVVATDSGTPSLSSNVTINVFILDQNDNAPVILYPVSANGSTGGVEEIPSNVNAGHLVTKVRAYDADIGYNGWLLFSLQEVTDHSLFALDRYTGQIRTLRSFTETDEAEHKLVILVKDNGNVSLSATATVIINVVEPKEAFAASDVKSAVKDEEENSVTFYLIITLGSVSALFIISIIVLIVMQCSNPPDDSSKYLQDVNYDGTLCHSIQYRSGDKRYMLVGPRMSIGSTIVPGSNGNTLVVPDHRRRASGEVYQRGRVSDWQMSDNPN; the protein is encoded by the exons ATGGAACAAAGAGGATGCGGGGCATGGCGGGAGCGACGGCAGAGTGTCGTCTTCATGGTTGCTTTGGTTCTGTTTTGGACCGTGGCATCTGCACAGATAAGATACTCCATCTCTGAAGAGCTTAAGGAAGGAACTGTCGTGGGGAATATAGCTAAGGATTTGGGAATAGATCCGAGTACCTTGAAGGAGAGGGGATTTCGAATCGTGTCCGGGTCGACCGAGCCCCTTTTCCAGCTAAACCAGAATGATGGCATCTTGTCTGTGAACCGAAAAATAGACCGAGAGGAGGTGTGTGAACGGAGCAGCGTGTGTTTGATCAACATGAAAACTGTTCTAGAGAACCCGCTGGAGATCCATTATGTCTCAGTGGAGGTGTTAGACGTTAACGACCATTCTCCCAGCTTTCCCGAGAAAGAGAAACGATTAGAGATTTCAGAGTCCAGGTTACCGGGGGCGCGATTTCAGCTACAAGCAGCGCGTGACCCAGATGAAGGTCCGTTCTCCGTTCAACAATATACACTGAGTCATAATGACCATTTTCGTTTGGAAGTTAAAGATCGAGGTGAGGACGGTAAAATTCCGTTTTTGGTTTTACAGAAGCCACTAGATAGAGAGGCTGTAAGAAGCCATAAATTACTCCTCACTGCCATTGATGGTGGAAAACCACCCAGATCTGGAACTCTCGAAATATCAGTGGATGTACTGGATGTTAATGACAATACTCCTATGTTCACTAAAGATATATATTCTGTAAGTGTAAATGAAAACGCTCCTTTGGGAACTATGGTCATAAAGGTAAATGCCACCGATTTAGATAGTGGCCAGAATGGGAATGTAATTTACTCATTTGGCAATGACGTCAACAGCAATTTAAGGAAACTTTTTGATGTGGACACCATTACAGGTGAAATAACTGTAAAAGGGCAAATAGATTTTGAGGAAAGGGATAGCTATCTGGTTGATATACAGGCATCAGATCAAGGACAACTTCCTCTGACAATAGACAAAAGCGTAAAAATTAAAATCGTTGACCTCAACGACAATGCACCTGAGATTGAGGTAACATCATTTTCTAAGGCAATTCCCGAAGATTCTAGGCCCGGAACCATGGTGGCACTGATTAGTGTTACTGATTTGGACTCTGGTCTCAATGGGAAAGTTCTCTGCCATGTATTGGAAGACGTACCTTTCACACTATTGCCATCTCTACATGACAACATGTACTCTGTAGTCACCAAGTCACCACTAGATAGAGAGAAAGTATCTCAATATGATCTAACAATCGTTGCTAAAGACGCAGGCCAGCCGTCCCTGTCATCTGTAAAGACTATTAGTGTTGTAGTATCAGATGTGAATGATAACAGTCCAGAGTTTTCACTGAGCCCCTATACTTTCTATGTCACTGAGAATAACCACCCAGGCGCCTCACTATTTTCCGTGAGTGCATCTGATCGTGACATAAATGAAAACACTATTATTTCATATCATATTCTCAGAGACGGTGGTGACGTGAACAAATGGGCATCTTTTCTCAACATAAATTCAGAAAATGGAAACATTTTGGCGCTAAAAAGGTTTGACTTTGAAACTTTAAAAACATTCCAATTCCAAGTTGTAGCTACAGACTCTGGAACTCCGTCACTAAGCAGCAACGTCACAATAAACGTGTTCATTCTGGATCAGAACGACAACGCTCCAGTGATCTTGTATCCAGTCAGCGCTAACGGTTCCACTGGAGGTGTGGAGGAGATTCCCAGCAATGTGAACGCAGGCCATTTGGTGACTAAAGTGAGAGCCTATGACGCTGATATAGGATATAACGGCTGGTTATTATTTTCACTGCAGGAAGTTACTGACCACAGTCTCTTTGCTTTGGACCGTTATACAGGACAGATAAGGACACTTCGGTCATTCACAGAGACCGACGAGGCTGAGCATAAACTGGTCATACTGGTAAAAGACAATGGGAACGTTTCACTCTCAGCAACAGCTACTGTGATTATCAACGTTGTGGAGCCCAAAGAGGCTTTTGCAGCTTCTGATGTTAAAAGCGCAGTaaaagacgaggaggagaacagcgttacattttatttgatcatCACTTTGGGCTCAGTTTCAGCACTTTTTATCATCAGTATCATCGTGTTGATTGTAATGCAGTGCTCCAACCCCCCAGACGATTCCTCCAAGTATTTACAAGATGTGAATTACGACGGGACACTGTGTCACAGCATCCAGTACAGATCCGGAGACAAACGGTACATGTTAGTTGGACCCAGAATGAGTATAGGTTCTACTATAGTCCCGGGCAGCAATGGGAATACTCTAGTGGTACCTGACCACAGGAGGAGAGCTTCTGGAGAG GTATACCAGAGGGGCCGCGTCTCTGATTGGCAGATGAGTGACAACCCCAATTAG
- the LOC120061938 gene encoding protocadherin alpha-3-like, which translates to MEQRGFRAWRQRRQWVVFMVALVLFWIGASAQIRYSISEELKEGTVVGNIAKDLGIDLSTLKERGFRIVSGSTEPLFQLNQNDGILYVNRKIDREEVCERSSVCLINMKTVLENPLEIHYVSVEVLDVNDHSPSFPEKEKRLEIFESALPGARFQLQPARDPDGGIYSVQQYKLSHNDHFRLEVKDRGKDGKIPILNLQKPLDREALKRHKLLLTAIDGDKPPKSGTLEILVDVLDVNDNMPVFTKESYSVTLNENSPIGTTVIQVNATDLDEGSNGEIIYYFGSNVNSKLRELFEVDAISGEIIVKEWIDFEIEDSYEIDIQASDKGSAPLTADKSVTVKIVDLNDNAPEIEVTSFSNAIPEDSRPGTTVALISVSDEDSGLNGKLLCSISDGVPFTLTPSSQDNMYSVVTKSPLDREKQSEYDLTIVAKDAGQPSLSSVKTISVVVSDVNDNSPEFSLSPYTFYVTENNHPGASVFCVSASDRDINENAIISYHIMRDGGDDNKWASFLNINSENGNVLALKSFDFETLKTFKFQVVATDSGTPSLSSNVTVNVFILDQNDNAPVILYPVSTNSSTEGVEEIPRNMNAGHLVTKVRAYDADIGYNGWLLFSMQEVTDHSLFALDRYTGQIRTLRSFTETDEAEHKLVILVKDNGNVSLSATATVIINVVEPKEAFAASDVKSAVKDEEENSVTFYLIITLGSVSALFIISIFVLIVMQCSNTPDDSSKYLQDVNYDGTLCHSIQYRSGDKRYMLVGPRMSIGSTIVPGSNGNTLVVPDHRRRASGEVRS; encoded by the coding sequence ATGGAACAAAGAGGATTCAGGGCATGGAGGCAGCGACGGCAGTGGGTCGTCTTCATGGTTGCTTTGGTTCTCTTTTGGATCGGAGCTTCAGCTCAGATAAGATACTCCATCTCTGAAGAGCTTAAGGAAGGAACTGTCGTGGGGAATATAGCTAAGGATTTGGGAATAGATCTGAGTACCTTGAAGGAGAGGGGATTTCGAATCGTGTCGGGCTCGACCGAGCCCCTTTTCCAGCTAAACCAGAATGACGGCATCTTGTATGTGAACCGAAAAATAGACCGAGAGGAGGTGTGTGAACGGAGCAGCGTGTGTTTGATCAACATGAAAACTGTTCTAGAGAACCCGCTGGAGATCCATTATGTCTCAGTGGAGGTGTTAGATGTTAACGACCATTCTCCCAGCTTTCCCGAGAAAGAGAAACGGTTAGAGATATTTGAGTCAGCCTTACCAGGGGCGCGATTTCAGCTACAACCTGCCCGGGACCCAGACGGTGGAATATATTCTGTTCAACAATATAAACTCAGCCACAACGATCATTTCCGTTTAGAAGTTAAAGACCGTGGAAAGGATGGTAAAATCCCTATTCTAAATCTCCAGAAACCACTAGATAGAGAAGCTTTGAAAAGGCATAAATTACTGCTCACAGCCATTGATGGAGACAAACCTCCCAAGTCTGGTACTTTAGAAATATTAGTGGACGTTTTAGATGTTAATGACAATATGCCTGTTTTCACTAAAGAATCATACTCTGTGACGCTAAATGAAAATTCTCCTATTGGCACAACAGTCATACAAGTCAACGCTACGGATTTGGACGAGGGTTCAAACGGTGAAATCATTTATTATTTTGGTAGTAATGTGAACAGTAAGTTACGTGAACTTTTTGAAGTAGATGCTATTTCAGGTGAGATAATTGTCAAAGAATGGATCGATTTTGAAATAGAGGACAGCTATGAGATTGATATACAGGCATCGGATAAGGGATCTGCACCCCTGACAGCAGACAAAAGCGTAACAGTAAAGATCGTTGACCTGAATGATAATGCACCCGAGATAGAGGTGACGTCCTTTTCTAACGCAATCCCCGAGGATTCTAGACCCGGTACCACTGTAGCACTAATCAGTGTCAGTGATGAGGACTCTGGTCTCAATGGGAAACTTCTCTGTTCTATAAGCGATGGCGTCCCGTTCACTCTAACGCCGTCTTCACAGGATAACATGTATTCGGTAGTCACCAAGTCACCACTGGATAGGGAAAAACAGTCTGAATATGATCTAACAATCGTTGCTAAAGACGCAGGCCAGCCGTCTCTGTCATCTGTAAAGACTATTAGTGTTGTAGTATCAGATGTGAATGATAACAGTCCAGAGTTTTCACTGAGCCCCTATACTTTCTATGTCACTGAGAATAACCACCCAGGCGCCTCAGTATTTTGTGTGAGTGCTTCAGATCGTGACATAAATGAAAACGCAATTATTTCATATCATATTATGAGAGACGGTGGTGACGATAACAAATGGGCATCTTTCCTCAACATAAATTCAGAAAATGGAAACGTCTTGGCGCTAAAAAGCTTTGACTTTGAAACTTTAAAAACATTCAAATTCCAAGTTGTAGCTACAGACTCTGGAACTCCGTCACTAAGCAGCAACGTCACAGTGAATGTGTTCATTCTGGATCAGAACGACAACGCTCCAGTGATCTTGTATCCAGTCAGCACTAACAGTTCCActgaaggtgtggaggagattCCCCGCAACATGAACGCAGGCCATTTGGTGACTAAAGTGAGAGCCTATGACGCTGATATAGGATACAACGGCTGGTTATTATTTTCAATGCAGGAAGTTACTGACCACAGTCTCTTTGCTTTGGACCGCTATACAGGACAGATAAGGACACTTCGGTCATTCACAGAGACCGACGAGGCTGAGCATAAACTGGTCATACTGGTAAAAGACAATGGGAACGTTTCACTCTCAGCAACAGCTACTGTGATTATCAACGTTGTGGAGCCCAAAGAGGCTTTTGCAGCTTCTGATGTTAAAAGCGCAGTaaaagacgaggaggagaacagcgttacattttatttgatcatCACTTTGGGGTCAGTTTCAGCACTTTTTATCATCAGTATCTTCGTGTTGATTGTAATGCAGTGCTCCAATACCCCAGACGATTCCTCCAAGTATTTACAAGATGTGAATTACGACGGGACACTGTGCCACAGCATCCAGTACAGATCCGGAGACAAACGGTACATGTTAGTTGGACCCAGAATGAGTATAGGTTCTACTATAGTCCCGGGTAGCAATGGGAATACTCTAGTGGTACCTGACCACAGGAGGAGAGCTTCTGGAGAGGTAAGAAGTTGA
- the LOC120061939 gene encoding protocadherin alpha-3-like yields the protein MVALIFFWIGASAQIGYSISEDLKEGTVVGNIAKDLGIDLSSLKERGFRIVSGSNEPLFQLNQNDGILYVNRKIDREEVCERSSVCLINLKTVLENPLEIHYVSVEVLDVNDHSPTFPEKEKRLEISESALPGARFQLQAARDPDGGIYSVQQYKLNQNDHFRLEVKDRGEDRKTPSLILQKPLDREAVKSHILLLTAIDGGKPPRSGDMRITVDVSDVNDNPPVFTEDAYSVFLNENANIGTTVIQVNATDLDEGSNGEVVYSFGNDVEGEVLECFDLDPITGEIIVTGLIDFEENNKYEIDIQASDKGAATLTTDKTVIIKIVDVNDNAPEIEVTSFSNSISEDSRPGTTVALISVNDLDSGLNGKVVCSLTEDNPFKLTPSLQESMYSVVTKSPLDREKQPEYDLTIVAKDAGQPSLSSVKTFSVVVSDVNDNSPEFSLSPYTFYVTENNHPGASVFCVSASDRDINENAIISYHILRDGGDDNKWASFLNINSENGNILALKSFDFETLKTFKFQVVATDSGTPSLSSNVTINVFILDQNDNAPVILYPVSANGSAGGVEEIPRNVNAGHLVTKVRAYDADIGYNGWLLFSMQEVTDHSLFALDRYTGQIRTLRSFTETDEAEHKLVILVKDNGNVSLSATATVIINVVEPEEAFAASDVKSAVKDEEENSVTFYLIITLGSVSALFIISIFVLIVMQCSNTPDDSSKYLQDVNYDGTLCHSIQYRSGDKRYMLVGPRMSIGSTIVPGSNGNTLVVPDHRRRASGEVRS from the coding sequence ATGGTTGCTTTGATTTTCTTTTGGATCGGAGCTTCAGCTCAGATAGGATACTCCATCTCTGAAGACCTTAAGGAAGGAACTGTCGTGGGGAATATAGCTAAGGATTTGGGAATAGATCTGAGCAGCTTGAAGGAGAGGGGATTTCGAATCGTGTCTGGCTCGAACGAGCCCCTTTTCCAGCTAAACCAGAATGATGGCATCTTGTACGTGAACCGAAAAATAGACCGAGAGGAGGTGTGTGAACGGAGCAGCGTGTGTTTGATCAACCTGAAAACCGTTCTAGAGAACCCGCTGGAGATCCATTATGTCTCAGTGGAAGTGTTAGATGTTAACGACCATTCTCCCACTTTTCCCGAGAAAGAGAAACGGTTAGAGATTTCAGAATCTGCGTTACCAGGGGCGCGATTTCAGCTACAAGCAGCTCGTGACCCAGACGGTGGGATATATTCCGTTCAACAATATAAACTAAATCAAAATGATCATTTCCGTTTAGAGGTTAAAGATCGAGGTGAGGACCGTAAAACCCCTAGTCTTATTTTACAGAAACCACTAGATAGAGAGGCTGTAAAGAGCCATATACTGCTGCTCACAGCTATTGATGGAGGAAAACCTCCAAGATCTGGAGACATGAGAATAACTGTAGATGTTTCCGATGTCAATGATAACCCCCCAGTTTTTACTGAAGATGCTTACTCTGTATTTCTGAATGAAAACGCTAATATAGGAACAACAGTCATACAGGTCAACGCCACTGATCTGGACGAGGGTTCTAATGGGGAAGTTGTCTATTCATTTGGTAATGACGTGGAAGGGGAGGTCCTGGAATGTTTTGATTTAGACCCGATTACTGGCGAAATAATTGTCACAGGACTTATTGATTTTGAAGAAAATAACAAGTATGAGATCGATATACAAGCGTCAGACAAAGGGGCAGCTACTTTGACAACAGACAAAACTGTAATTATTAAAATTGTGGATGTCAACGATAATGCACCTGAGATTGAAGTGACATCATTCTCAAACTCAATATCAGAGGATTCTAGACCCGGTACCACTGTAGCACTAATCAGTGTTAATGATTTGGACTCTGGTCTCAATGGGAAAGTTGTCTGCTCTCTAACTGAGGACAACCCTTTCAAATTAACGCCATCTTTACAAGAAAGCATGTACTCTGTAGTCACCAAGTCACCACTGGATAGGGAAAAACAGCCCGAATATGATCTAACAATCGTTGCTAAAGACGCAGGCCAGCCGTCCCTGTCATCTGTAAAGACTTTTAGTGTTGTAGTATCAGATGTGAATGATAACAGTCCAGAGTTTTCACTGAGCCCCTATACTTTCTATGTCACTGAGAATAACCACCCAGGCGCCTCAGTATTTTGTGTCAGTGCATCTGATCGTGACATAAATGAAAACGCAATTATTTCATATCATATTCTGAGAGACGGTGGTGACGATAATAAATGGGCATCTTTCCTCAACATAAATTCAGAAAATGGAAACATTTTGGCGCTAAAAAGCTTTGACTTTGAAACTTTAAAAACATTCAAATTCCAAGTTGTAGCTACAGACTCTGGAACTCCGTCACTAAGCAGCAACGTCACAATAAACGTGTTCATTCTGGATCAGAACGACAACGCTCCAGTGATCTTGTATCCAGTCAGCGCTAACGGTTCCGCTGGAGGTGTGGAGGAGATTCCTCGCAATGTGAACGCAGGCCATTTGGTGACTAAAGTGAGAGCCTATGACGCTGATATAGGATATAACGGCTGGTTATTATTTTCAATGCAGGAAGTTACTGACCACAGTCTCTTTGCTTTGGACCGCTATACAGGACAGATAAGGACACTTCGGTCATTCACAGAGACCGACGAGGCTGAGCATAAACTGGTCATACTGGTGAAAGACAATGGGAACGTTTCACTCTCAGCAACAGCTACTGTGATTATCAACGTTGTGGAGCCCGAAGAGGCTTTTGCAGCTTCTGATGTTAAAAGCGCAGTaaaagacgaggaggagaacagcgttacattttatttgatcatCACTTTGGGGTCAGTTTCAGCACTTTTTATCATCAGTATCTTCGTGTTGATTGTAATGCAGTGCTCCAATACCCCAGACGATTCCTCCAAGTATTTACAAGATGTGAATTACGACGGGACACTGTGCCACAGCATTCAGTACAGATCCGGAGACAAACGGTACATGTTAGTTGGACCCAGAATGAGTATAGGTTCTACTATAGTCCCGGGCAGCAATGGGAATACTCTAGTGGTACCTGACCACAGGAGGAGAGCTTCTGGAGAGGTAAGAAGTTGA
- the LOC120061940 gene encoding protocadherin alpha-8-like, with the protein MVALIFFWIGASAQIRYSISEELKEGTVVGNIAKDLGIDLSTLKERGFRIVSGSTEPLFQLNQNDGILYVTRKIDREEVCDRITVCLINLKTVLENPLEIHYVAVEVLDVNDHSPSFPEKEKRLEMFESALPGARFQLQAARDPDSGPYSVQQYKLSNNDHFRLEVKDRGEDRKMPILILQKQLDRESAKNHRLLLTAIDGGKPARSGTIEIIVEVLDVNDNSPVFTKDVYSVMLGENSPVGATVIQVKATDLDEDANGEIIYSFGNGVDDKILRLFGLDPNTGELTVKGLIDYEVNNIYDIDIQASDKGPVPLATDKSVIVKIIDVNDNAPEIEVTSFSKAIPEDSRPGTTVALISVNDLDSGLNGKVLCSVMEDLPFKLLSSLQDNMYSVVTKSPLDREKVSQYDLTIVAKDAGQPPLSSVKTISVVVSDVNDNSPEFSLSPYTFYVTENNHPGASVFSVSASDRDIDENAFISYHILRDSGEENKWASFLNLNSENGNIVALKSFDFETLKTFKFQVVATDSGTPSLSSNVTINVFILDQNDNAPVILYPVSANGSAEGVEEIPRHMNAGHLVTKVRAYDADIGYNGWLLFSLQEVTDHSLFALDRYTGQIRTLRSFTETDEAEHKLVILVKDNGNVSLSATATVIINVVEPKEAFAASDGKSAVKDEEENSVTFYLIITLGSVSALFIISIIVLIVMQCSNPPDDSSKYLQDVNYDGTLCHSIQYRSGDKRYMLVGPRMSIGSTIFPGSNGNTLVAPDHRRSASGEVRS; encoded by the coding sequence ATGGTTGCTTTGATTTTCTTTTGGATCGGAGCTTCAGCCCAGATAAGATATTCCATCTCTGAAGAGCTTAAGGAAGGAACTGTCGTGGGGAATATAGCTAAAGATTTGGGAATAGATCTGAGCACCTTGAAGGAAAGGGGTTTTCGAATCGTGTCTGGCTCGACCGAGCCCCTTTTCCAGCTAAACCAGAATGACGGTATCTTGTATGTGACCCGAAAAATAGACCGAGAGGAGGTGTGCGATCGGATCACGGTGTGTTTGATCAACCTGAAAACCGTTCTAGAGAACCCGCTGGAGATCCATTATGTCGCGGTGGAGGTGTTAGATGTTAACGACCATTCTCCCAGCTTTCCCGAGAAAGAGAAACGGTTAGAGATGTTTGAGTCAGCGTTACCTGGGGCGCGTTTTCAGCTACAAGCGGCGCGTGACCCAGATAGTGGCCCATATTCTGTTCAACAATATAAACTGAGTAACAATGATCATTTTCGTTTGGAAGTTAAAGATAGAGGTGAGGACCGTAAAATGCCTATTTTGATTTTACAAAAGCAGTTAGATAGGGAGTCTGCTAAGAATCATAGATTACTGCTTACAGCCATTGATGGAGGAAAACCAGCGAGGTCTGGGACTATCGAAATAATCGTTGAGGTATTGGATGTTAATGATAACTCACCTGTCTTCACTAAAGACGTATACTCTGTAATGCTTGGTGAAAATTCTCCTGTCGGTGCAACTGTCATTCAGGTAAAAGCAACCGATTTGGACGAAGATGCAAACGGTGAAATTATATATTCATTTGGTAATGGTGTAGATGACAAGATACTGCGACTATTTGGATTGGATCCGAATACTGGTGAACTAACCGTAAAAGGTCTGATAGATTATGAGGTAAACAATATTTATGACATTGATATACAGGCATCTGATAAGGGACCCGTTCCATTGGCAACAGACAAAAGCGTAATTGTAAAGATTATTGACGTGAACGATAATGCGCCAGAGATAGAAGTGACATCATTTTCCAAGGCAATCCCCGAAGATTCCAGACCCGGAACCACTGTAGCACTAATAAGTGTTAATGATTTAGACTCTGGTCTTAATGGGAAAGTTTTATGTTCTGTAATGGAAGACTTGCCTTTCAAGCTATTGTCGTCTTTACAGGATAACATGTATTCTGTAGTCACCAAGTCACCACTGGATAGAGAGAAAGTATCTCAATATGATCTAACAATCGTTGCTAAAGACGCAGGCCAGCCGCCCCTGTCATCTGTAAAGACTATTAGTGTTGTAGTATCAGATGTGAATGATAACAGTCCAGAGTTTTCACTGAGCCCCTATACTTTCTATGTCACTGAGAATAACCACCCAGGCGCCTCAGTATTTTCCGTGAGTGCTTCAGATCGTGACATAGATGAAAACGCCTTTATTTCATATCATATTCTTAGAGACAGTGGCGAGGAGAACAAATGGGCATCTTTCCTCAACCTAAATTCAGAAAATGGGAACATTGTTGCGCTTAAAAGCTTTGATTTTGAAACCCTCAAAACATTCAAATTCCAAGTTGTAGCTACAGACTCTGGAACTCCGTCACTAAGCAGCAACGTCACAATAAACGTGTTCATTCTGGATCAGAACGACAACGCTCCAGTGATCTTGTATCCAGTCAGCGCTAACGGTTCtgctgaaggtgtggaggagattCCCCGCCATATGAACGCAGGCCATTTGGTGACTAAAGTGAGAGCCTATGACGCTGATATAGGATATAACGGCTGGTTATTATTTTCACTGCAGGAAGTTACTGACCACAGTCTCTTTGCTTTGGACCGTTATACAGGACAGATAAGGACACTTCGGTCATTCACAGAGACCGACGAGGCTGAGCATAAACTGGTCATACTGGTAAAAGACAATGGGAACGTTTCACTCTCAGCAACAGCTACTGTGATTATCAACGTTGTGGAGCCCAAAGAGGCTTTTGCAGCTTCTGATGGTAAAAGCGCAGTaaaagacgaggaggagaacagcgttacattttatttgatcatCACTTTGGGCTCAGTTTCAGCACTTTTTATCATCAGTATCATCGTGTTGATTGTAATGCAGTGCTCCAACCCCCCAGACGATTCCTCCAAGTATTTACAAGATGTGAATTATGACGGGACACTGTGTCACAGCATCCAGTACAGATCCGGAGACAAACGGTACATGTTAGTTGGACCCAGAATGAGTATAGGTTCTACTATATTCCCGGGCAGCAATGGGAATACTCTAGTGGCACCCGACCACAGGAGGAGTGCTTCTGGAGAGGTAAGAAGTTGA